Proteins from a genomic interval of Bacteroidales bacterium:
- a CDS encoding RNA polymerase sigma factor translates to MTTDEYNLCVDQYADSLYRFVLKNLRDAERAKDIVQDTFEKLWTRADTVEFSKAKSYLFTAAYHTMIDILRKDSRQEFTDEMPNEMDTHNTHYSDLNEILHEAMNRLPEVQKAVILLRDYEGYSYEEIARITGLSESQVKVYIFRGRVFLKNYIGSLENVI, encoded by the coding sequence ATGACCACTGACGAATATAACCTGTGTGTAGACCAGTATGCCGACAGCCTGTACCGCTTCGTTCTGAAGAATCTCAGGGATGCGGAAAGGGCAAAGGATATTGTGCAGGATACCTTTGAAAAACTCTGGACCAGGGCCGATACGGTTGAATTCAGCAAAGCAAAAAGTTACCTGTTTACAGCCGCTTACCATACCATGATTGACATACTGCGAAAGGATAGCCGCCAGGAATTCACCGATGAAATGCCAAATGAAATGGACACACACAATACCCATTACAGCGACCTGAATGAAATTCTTCATGAAGCTATGAACCGCCTTCCGGAAGTTCAGAAAGCTGTTATACTGCTGCGCGACTATGAAGGATACTCCTATGAAGAAATTGCCCGTATTACCGGCCTTAGCGAATCCCAGGTGAAGGTATATATTTTCAGAGGACGGGTTTTTCTGAAAAACTATATTGGAAGCCTCGAAAATGTCATCTGA
- a CDS encoding prenyltransferase, whose translation MINVAMWGKALRVIPRISKEEWNHLDIISRWLIASRSAVFVMTALSAGIGGLLAFRTGSFSPFMFLLALTGLVLAHATNNLINDYVDYRKGIDHNNYYRAQYGPQALEHGLLNPRQFLTYIFISGALATAIGLYLVIHSGFPALVFMLAGLFFLLFYTWPLKYYGLGEPSVVLVWGPLMVGGTFLVVSGGRWDWSVLWISLVYALGPTSVLLGKHIDKLKEDKEKGVRTLPVIVGEKSARYLTISLLILQYLLVAMIVITGMTGASVLIILLALPKLFKTIRIFSRPRPSSEPDDIPKGSWPLYLVSYAFVYNRQFGSLFLLGLILDVIFFRAGIPF comes from the coding sequence ATGATAAATGTAGCTATGTGGGGGAAGGCTCTGAGAGTCATTCCCCGGATTTCGAAGGAAGAATGGAACCATCTGGATATCATTTCCCGATGGCTGATTGCCAGCCGTTCAGCCGTGTTTGTAATGACGGCACTTTCAGCAGGTATAGGGGGGCTTCTGGCCTTCCGGACAGGTTCCTTCTCTCCGTTCATGTTCCTGCTTGCACTGACAGGCCTTGTCCTTGCCCATGCCACCAACAATCTGATCAACGATTATGTGGATTACCGGAAAGGGATTGACCATAACAATTATTACCGTGCCCAATACGGTCCTCAGGCGCTTGAGCACGGACTCCTGAACCCCCGGCAGTTTCTCACCTACATTTTTATTTCAGGTGCACTTGCAACAGCCATAGGCTTGTATCTTGTCATTCATTCAGGATTTCCGGCCCTGGTATTTATGCTGGCGGGTCTCTTTTTCCTTTTGTTTTACACATGGCCGCTCAAGTATTACGGGCTCGGGGAACCCTCGGTTGTTCTGGTGTGGGGACCTCTCATGGTAGGAGGCACTTTCCTTGTGGTCTCAGGCGGCCGATGGGACTGGAGCGTATTATGGATCAGTCTTGTTTATGCGCTCGGTCCGACATCGGTGCTTCTCGGCAAACACATTGACAAACTTAAGGAAGATAAGGAAAAAGGCGTTCGTACCCTGCCGGTGATTGTTGGAGAAAAATCGGCCAGGTACCTTACCATCAGTCTTTTAATACTTCAGTATCTTTTGGTAGCAATGATTGTCATAACAGGAATGACTGGTGCTTCGGTGCTGATCATATTGCTTGCCCTGCCAAAACTGTTTAAAACCATCCGTATATTTTCCAGACCCCGTCCTTCGTCAGAACCTGACGATATCCCAAAAGGAAGCTGGCCATTGTATCTTGTCAGTTATGCATTCGTTTATAACCGTCAGTTTGGTTCACTTTTCCTTCTGGGGCTGATTCTGGATGTGATCTTTTTCAGGGCAGGCATCCCGTTCTGA
- a CDS encoding F0F1 ATP synthase subunit beta, producing the protein MAEHIGEIIQVIGPVVDVSFENAGGDLPKIHDALEVMRDNGEVLIVECQQHIGENSVRAIAMDSTDGLYRGMKVRATGGAIKMPVGEQIRGRLLNVTGQPIDGLGKFSMEGGYEVHGKPPKFENLSTETAILFTGIKVIDLLEPYAKGGKIGLFGGAGVGKTVIIMELINNIAKKYSGLSVFAGVGERTREGNDLLREMIESGVIRYGEGFLKSMEEGGWDLSKIDQEELRRSQATLVFGQMNEPPGARATVALSGLTIAESFRDGDEKSGGRDILFFVDNIFRFTQAGSEVSALLGRMPSAVGYQPTLATEMGLMQERITSTKRGSITSVQAIYVPADDLTDPAPATTFAHLDATTVLDRKIAELGIYPAVNPLDSTSRILTPGIVGKEHYETAQKVKEILQRYKELQDIIAILGMDELSEEDKLVVHRARRVQRFLSQPFHVASQFTGIPGVLVSIEDTIKGFNMILNGEVDKYPEMAFNLVGTIEDAIEKGERMISEAKK; encoded by the coding sequence ATGGCTGAACATATTGGAGAAATTATCCAGGTTATTGGTCCGGTTGTTGACGTCAGTTTTGAGAATGCAGGCGGGGACCTCCCGAAGATACATGATGCACTGGAAGTGATGCGGGACAATGGCGAGGTTCTGATTGTTGAATGCCAGCAGCATATAGGAGAAAACAGTGTTCGGGCCATTGCCATGGATTCAACCGACGGGTTGTACAGGGGGATGAAAGTCCGGGCTACGGGTGGTGCCATCAAAATGCCCGTTGGTGAGCAAATCAGAGGTCGTTTGCTGAACGTTACCGGCCAGCCGATTGACGGATTGGGGAAATTCAGTATGGAAGGAGGGTATGAGGTTCATGGTAAACCGCCTAAGTTTGAGAATCTGAGTACAGAAACGGCCATACTATTTACCGGTATTAAGGTTATCGATCTGCTGGAGCCTTACGCCAAAGGAGGAAAGATCGGGCTTTTCGGCGGTGCCGGTGTAGGAAAGACGGTCATCATCATGGAACTGATCAATAATATAGCCAAAAAATATTCCGGACTTTCGGTTTTTGCCGGAGTTGGAGAGCGAACCCGTGAAGGAAATGATCTGCTGAGGGAAATGATTGAATCGGGAGTAATCCGCTACGGTGAAGGATTCCTTAAGTCAATGGAAGAAGGGGGCTGGGATCTGTCAAAAATAGACCAGGAAGAACTGCGCCGGTCGCAGGCAACTCTGGTCTTCGGACAGATGAATGAGCCGCCCGGAGCCCGTGCAACCGTTGCTCTTTCGGGCCTTACTATTGCCGAATCGTTCCGTGACGGTGATGAGAAAAGCGGAGGCAGGGATATTCTTTTCTTTGTTGACAATATTTTCCGTTTTACCCAGGCAGGTTCTGAAGTATCGGCGCTTTTGGGCCGTATGCCTTCGGCTGTAGGATACCAGCCAACCCTTGCCACGGAAATGGGGCTTATGCAGGAACGTATTACTTCCACCAAACGGGGCTCCATTACTTCGGTTCAGGCAATTTATGTTCCGGCTGACGACCTTACTGACCCTGCCCCGGCAACAACCTTTGCCCACCTCGATGCCACTACGGTGCTCGACCGGAAAATCGCAGAGCTGGGAATTTATCCTGCGGTAAATCCCCTTGACTCCACTTCGCGCATTCTGACTCCGGGCATTGTTGGCAAGGAACATTATGAAACGGCACAAAAGGTCAAGGAAATACTGCAACGGTACAAGGAATTACAGGATATTATTGCCATTCTCGGAATGGATGAACTTTCGGAAGAAGATAAACTGGTGGTGCACCGGGCAAGAAGAGTGCAGCGGTTTCTCAGCCAGCCGTTCCATGTGGCATCGCAGTTTACCGGAATTCCGGGTGTGCTGGTGTCCATTGAAGACACCATCAAGGGTTTCAATATGATATTGAACGGCGAGGTGGATAAATATCCTGAAATGGCTTTCAACCTTGTTGGAACAATTGAAGATGCCATTGAGAAAGGGGAGAGAATGATATCGGAAGCCAAAAAATAA
- the atpC gene encoding ATP synthase F1 subunit epsilon translates to MKLDIVTPEKNVFSGKISLISVPGAEGCFEVLPNHAPILSLLEEGKIKVITEDGQKLIFQIESGVIEVKSNKIIVLAEKLKEVTGQ, encoded by the coding sequence ATGAAGCTGGATATAGTCACACCCGAAAAAAATGTATTCTCAGGCAAAATCAGCCTGATATCGGTACCCGGAGCAGAAGGATGCTTTGAAGTACTGCCCAACCATGCTCCTATTTTAAGCCTTCTGGAAGAGGGAAAAATTAAGGTTATTACCGAAGACGGTCAAAAACTTATCTTTCAGATTGAAAGCGGAGTGATTGAAGTAAAGAGCAACAAAATCATTGTTCTTGCTGAGAAGCTGAAAGAAGTTACCGGCCAGTGA
- a CDS encoding caspase family protein translates to MKKLSLLLLLLVAAVPLFSQQPQEDVIVYINRLKKSTNSDKDFKVYFGDKYIGTFEGINPAVTQESKGKWIVVGIAYSEKLILRVTDKKGQEIDRLVIETFPGRSCFVEFNPAAGYGVKALHQITNMEGRKQFAETTTASVQIITPQIASRVWAEKGKLDIDDNEPVSAQAKASSQSKTEDFPVPLTDGRNGISVESTLGTQFQEEINRGKYYALIIGIQDYLDPNINDLDQPVKDAQALYDVLTKFYTFSRENVILLSNPRRQQITKALDDLVEKVTPDDNLLIFYAGHGHWDEKLKQGFWLPVDASEKNRGTWFSNADLKTYIGGINARHTLLITDACFGGSIFKTREAFTDASADIQELYRYPSRKAMTSGALNAVPDRSVFIEYLIKRLQNNDKKFISAEQLFYSFKTAVINNSANNQIPQFGEIRETGDEGGDFIFVRK, encoded by the coding sequence ATGAAAAAACTCTCCTTGCTCCTTCTTCTGCTGGTGGCAGCTGTTCCCTTATTTTCCCAGCAGCCGCAGGAAGATGTTATTGTCTATATCAACCGATTGAAGAAATCAACCAACAGCGACAAAGACTTTAAGGTTTACTTCGGCGACAAGTATATCGGAACATTCGAAGGAATCAATCCGGCTGTCACGCAGGAATCAAAAGGGAAATGGATCGTTGTTGGCATTGCTTACTCTGAAAAACTGATTCTACGGGTAACTGACAAAAAGGGCCAGGAAATTGACCGGCTTGTTATTGAGACTTTTCCGGGACGTTCCTGTTTTGTTGAATTTAATCCTGCCGCCGGCTATGGAGTTAAGGCATTGCACCAGATAACCAATATGGAGGGCCGGAAGCAATTTGCCGAAACCACAACTGCCAGTGTTCAGATCATCACACCCCAGATTGCTTCCAGAGTATGGGCAGAAAAAGGGAAACTTGACATAGACGATAATGAACCGGTTTCAGCTCAGGCAAAAGCCTCCTCCCAGTCAAAAACGGAAGATTTTCCGGTACCTCTTACGGATGGCAGGAATGGAATCAGCGTGGAGTCCACTCTGGGAACCCAATTCCAGGAAGAAATCAACCGCGGAAAATATTATGCTTTGATCATCGGAATACAGGACTATCTGGACCCGAATATCAATGACCTTGACCAGCCGGTTAAAGATGCGCAGGCATTGTATGATGTACTCACCAAATTCTATACCTTCAGCCGAGAAAATGTTATTCTTCTGAGCAATCCCCGGCGCCAGCAGATTACCAAAGCACTGGACGACCTGGTTGAAAAAGTAACTCCTGATGACAATCTATTGATTTTTTATGCCGGACATGGTCATTGGGATGAAAAGCTGAAGCAGGGTTTCTGGCTTCCGGTTGATGCTTCCGAAAAAAACAGGGGAACCTGGTTTTCCAATGCTGATCTGAAAACCTATATCGGAGGGATCAATGCACGGCATACTCTTTTGATTACTGATGCCTGCTTCGGCGGGTCGATTTTTAAAACACGGGAAGCCTTTACAGACGCTTCAGCCGACATCCAGGAACTTTACCGCTACCCCAGCCGCAAGGCCATGACAAGCGGTGCCTTGAATGCCGTACCCGACCGGAGTGTGTTTATTGAGTACCTGATCAAGAGGCTTCAGAACAACGATAAAAAGTTCATTTCCGCCGAACAACTGTTTTACAGTTTTAAAACCGCAGTGATTAACAACAGTGCAAACAATCAGATTCCCCAGTTCGGAGAAATACGTGAAACAGGCGATGAAGGCGGTGATTTTATCTTTGTCAGAAAATAG
- a CDS encoding alpha/beta hydrolase, protein MILVSGIFFLGSGVSEAQVETDFPASDGLTVHADEYILSDTLPYIVLFHQTGSSRGEYKEIAPRFVRMGFNCLAVDLRTGGEKNYVRNITAMNARGAGLQPGYYDALYDIRGAVSYAEGKSKKPIILLGSMFSASLCLVEAVNNPHVSAVIALSPGEYFGRRISVTDSMQFLDKPVYVYSTQEEHPYVARIFEKTRGQAVTMVQPVNVPGHQGSAALLKENPESHELWLALMIFLNKLFLSAQ, encoded by the coding sequence ATGATTCTGGTTTCCGGAATATTTTTTCTTGGGAGCGGGGTTTCAGAAGCTCAGGTTGAAACGGATTTTCCGGCGTCCGACGGATTGACCGTGCATGCTGATGAATATATTCTGAGCGATACACTACCGTATATAGTGTTGTTTCATCAGACTGGTTCCAGCAGGGGAGAATACAAAGAAATTGCACCACGTTTTGTGCGCATGGGATTCAACTGCCTGGCGGTGGATCTCAGAACAGGGGGTGAAAAGAATTATGTCAGGAATATAACTGCCATGAACGCAAGAGGGGCAGGATTGCAACCGGGTTATTACGATGCCCTGTACGATATCCGGGGTGCTGTTTCGTATGCGGAAGGGAAGAGCAAAAAACCCATTATTCTGCTGGGCAGTATGTTTTCAGCCTCCCTCTGTCTGGTTGAGGCGGTCAATAATCCGCACGTTTCAGCAGTAATTGCCCTGAGTCCGGGTGAATATTTCGGCCGCCGAATTTCGGTAACCGATTCGATGCAGTTTCTTGACAAGCCGGTTTACGTTTATTCCACCCAGGAGGAACATCCGTATGTTGCCCGCATCTTTGAAAAAACAAGGGGCCAGGCTGTTACCATGGTTCAGCCGGTTAATGTTCCCGGTCATCAGGGATCCGCGGCATTGCTGAAAGAAAATCCTGAAAGTCACGAACTATGGCTTGCCCTGATGATATTCCTGAACAAACTTTTTCTGAGTGCCCAATGA
- a CDS encoding glycosyltransferase family 9 protein — translation MTVKFLIIRFSSIGDIVLTTPVIRCLKKQVEGAEIHYLTKPAYASVLRGNPYIDRIVLLKPSVGETIRELKEEGYDYVIDLHNSLRSWRVKTALPWLSFSVKKLNWQKWLMVQFKINKLPDRHIVDRYLDTVKLFDVENDGKGLDFFLSSEDEVPRSELPAFLHGGYIAVAMGARHTTKQIPPEKIAMLCRHFNRPVLLLGDKFDVANAEQVVRMAGGNVFNACGKFSLRQSAWLVKQSLAVVTPDTGLMHIASAFKKNVISVWGNTIPAFGMYPYLPGEKSRIFEVNGLSCRPCSKLGYPSCPKKHFRCMMDIDYKELAEYVNQITV, via the coding sequence ATGACCGTCAAGTTTCTGATTATCCGGTTCAGTTCCATCGGAGATATTGTTCTAACAACACCGGTTATCCGGTGCCTTAAAAAACAGGTTGAAGGGGCTGAAATTCATTATCTGACCAAACCGGCGTATGCTTCTGTCTTACGGGGTAATCCTTATATTGACCGGATTGTTCTGCTGAAACCTTCGGTAGGCGAAACCATCAGAGAACTGAAGGAAGAGGGGTATGATTACGTGATAGACCTTCATAACAGCCTTCGCTCCTGGCGCGTTAAAACAGCTCTTCCCTGGCTTTCCTTCAGTGTGAAGAAGCTGAACTGGCAGAAATGGCTCATGGTACAGTTTAAAATCAATAAACTGCCGGATAGGCATATTGTTGACCGGTATCTGGATACGGTGAAACTTTTTGACGTTGAAAATGACGGCAAAGGGCTTGATTTTTTTCTGTCTTCTGAGGACGAGGTGCCCCGGAGCGAACTACCCGCCTTTCTGCACGGAGGTTACATTGCTGTTGCCATGGGAGCCCGGCATACAACAAAACAAATTCCACCTGAAAAAATTGCCATGCTGTGCCGGCACTTCAACCGGCCGGTTCTGCTATTGGGCGACAAATTTGACGTTGCAAATGCTGAACAGGTTGTCCGCATGGCCGGAGGGAATGTGTTCAATGCCTGCGGGAAATTTTCCCTGCGGCAGTCCGCCTGGCTGGTTAAGCAGTCGCTGGCTGTTGTCACCCCTGATACCGGACTGATGCATATTGCTTCAGCCTTTAAGAAAAATGTCATCTCGGTGTGGGGCAATACCATTCCTGCGTTTGGCATGTATCCCTATCTGCCGGGAGAAAAATCCCGCATCTTTGAGGTCAACGGCCTTTCCTGCCGGCCCTGTTCCAAACTGGGTTACCCGTCGTGCCCGAAAAAACATTTCCGCTGTATGATGGATATTGATTATAAAGAGCTTGCTGAGTATGTAAACCAGATTACCGTCTGA